A genomic stretch from Bradyrhizobium quebecense includes:
- a CDS encoding autotransporter domain-containing protein, translating into MALAACVSAAVSLFAVNSAQAQSFTWGGSGSTTGTADYQLPTNWSTTSPGAPPILPTQSAIFDSTGSATVTIGAGLMLPDSWTFTANSRSYTIGGNPVNFALAGPTGGLINRANNGQTITINANINDGLAPGVMVQQLGNSTLVLAGTNGYTGGTLISAGTVQVTNANSVGTGTITLNGGTFQMQSPTVSSVAFSNNIAVNAAAGAVDANGAQVNLQGVIADGAGAGVLRLIDSSASGVSNVQLSGANTYTGGTLVVDTTVVVTNNKSVGSGTVTLDNAAFQADGLSHLTFSNNFRINTSATGSAIDANGVTLTIAGNIADGNGPGKLTVLDASGGLGRVVLIGTNTYTGGTTICDCATLQLGDAGHTASIVGQVNVDGKFDIVNADTSGITKIVNDGFNGVATTTFHNSTTASTAIIANENFGITQFRDSSTAGNASVSNSNGALTIFRDTSSAGNATFNNTNGGTVVFGDALGPPGGSDTSTAGKAVFNNQDGGGVVFLGHANAGQATITNGANGGSTQFFEFSSAASATIITSATGFTGFFQNSAAANATIDNSGNTYFGTSGFSMTEAPTAGNATITNHSGGFLIFGAYATAGNATITTESGANVKFFDNATGGTAQFITNGTGFVDFGGSLGPGGDGRITAGSIAGSGIYYIGAGNTLTVGGNNLSTNVSGVIADFDPCGCGPTGPGNLEKTGSGTLTLSGLNTYTGTTVINGGILQVDGSIVSSSSVTVNSGGALSGIGTVGNTTIASGGILLPGNATPGSFLNVAGNLVFQSGALYLVGLNASTSTFAKVAGAATLAGSVGVSVAAGSTVMKQYTILSADGGRNGVFAGVDSTGLPSGLVATLGYDARNTYLNFALDYAAKSKLNINQGNVATTLQNFFNANGGISAAFAGLSPNGLTQASGEGATGSQQTTFNAMNQFLGLLTDPFVAGRDGGFGGGVGATPFTEESASLATAARKTEPRDALAAIYTKAPAPPLDFAQRWSIWAAGYGGSQTTNGNAVLGSNNSSSSIYGTAIGADYRFSPNTIAGFALSGGATSFSVNGLGWGRSDLFQAGAFVRHTVGAAYLSAALAYGWQDITTDRIVTAAGVDHLRANFNANAWSGRLEGGYRTATPWIGLTPYAAAQFTSFELPNYAESVVSGGGAFALNYAAKSVTDVRSELGLRSDKSFAVDGGIVTLRGRVAWAHDFNPDRSAAAVFQTLPGAAFVVNGAAQASESALTTASAEIKWRNGWSAAATFEGEFSNVTQSYAGKGVMRYAW; encoded by the coding sequence ATGGCCTTGGCGGCCTGCGTCTCGGCGGCTGTGAGCCTGTTCGCGGTCAACTCGGCGCAAGCCCAGAGCTTCACGTGGGGTGGCAGCGGCAGCACGACGGGCACAGCCGACTACCAACTCCCGACCAACTGGTCGACGACGTCGCCCGGTGCGCCGCCGATCCTCCCAACCCAATCTGCCATTTTCGATTCGACGGGATCGGCGACGGTCACCATCGGTGCCGGTCTGATGCTGCCGGACTCCTGGACTTTCACCGCCAATTCGCGGTCGTACACGATCGGCGGCAATCCGGTTAACTTCGCTCTGGCGGGGCCAACCGGCGGTTTGATTAACCGGGCCAACAACGGCCAGACCATCACCATCAACGCCAACATCAACGACGGACTTGCCCCAGGGGTGATGGTGCAGCAGCTCGGCAACAGCACGTTGGTACTTGCGGGCACCAACGGCTACACCGGTGGCACGCTGATCTCGGCCGGTACGGTGCAGGTGACCAACGCCAATTCGGTCGGCACCGGCACCATCACGCTGAACGGCGGCACCTTCCAGATGCAGTCGCCGACGGTCTCGAGCGTTGCCTTTTCCAACAACATCGCGGTCAACGCGGCCGCCGGCGCGGTCGATGCGAACGGCGCCCAGGTCAATCTTCAGGGCGTGATCGCCGATGGTGCAGGCGCGGGCGTTCTGCGCTTGATCGACTCGTCCGCGTCCGGCGTGTCCAACGTCCAGCTCTCCGGCGCCAACACCTACACGGGCGGCACGCTGGTGGTCGACACGACCGTTGTCGTCACCAACAACAAGTCGGTCGGATCAGGCACGGTCACGCTGGACAACGCGGCATTCCAGGCCGACGGCCTCAGTCACCTGACCTTCAGCAATAATTTCAGGATCAACACGTCTGCCACCGGCAGCGCGATCGACGCGAACGGCGTGACGCTCACGATCGCCGGCAACATCGCTGACGGCAACGGCCCCGGCAAGCTGACGGTGCTGGACGCTTCAGGCGGCCTCGGTCGCGTGGTGTTGATCGGCACCAACACCTATACCGGCGGCACCACGATCTGCGATTGCGCGACGTTGCAACTCGGCGACGCCGGCCACACTGCCTCGATCGTCGGCCAGGTCAACGTCGACGGCAAGTTCGACATCGTCAACGCCGACACGTCGGGCATCACCAAGATCGTCAACGACGGCTTCAACGGGGTCGCCACCACGACGTTCCACAATTCCACGACGGCGTCGACGGCGATAATCGCCAACGAGAATTTCGGCATCACGCAGTTTCGTGACAGCAGCACCGCCGGCAATGCCTCTGTGAGCAACAGCAACGGCGCTCTCACGATCTTTCGCGACACCAGCTCGGCCGGCAATGCCACATTCAACAACACCAATGGCGGCACCGTGGTATTCGGCGACGCGCTTGGTCCTCCCGGCGGCTCGGACACCAGTACCGCCGGCAAGGCCGTGTTCAACAACCAGGACGGCGGCGGCGTTGTGTTCCTCGGCCACGCCAATGCGGGTCAGGCCACCATCACCAACGGCGCCAACGGAGGCTCGACGCAGTTCTTCGAGTTCTCGTCGGCCGCGTCGGCGACGATCATTACGAGCGCTACCGGCTTCACCGGCTTCTTCCAGAACAGCGCTGCGGCGAACGCAACGATCGACAACAGCGGCAACACCTATTTCGGTACGTCGGGCTTCAGCATGACAGAGGCACCGACCGCGGGCAACGCGACGATCACCAACCATTCCGGCGGCTTCCTGATCTTCGGTGCATATGCCACCGCCGGAAACGCCACCATCACCACCGAGAGCGGTGCGAACGTCAAGTTCTTCGACAACGCGACCGGCGGCACGGCGCAATTCATCACCAACGGCACCGGCTTTGTGGATTTCGGCGGCAGCCTTGGGCCTGGCGGCGACGGCCGCATCACGGCAGGCTCGATCGCGGGCTCAGGTATCTACTATATCGGTGCCGGCAACACGCTCACGGTCGGCGGCAACAATCTCTCGACCAATGTCAGCGGCGTGATCGCCGATTTCGATCCCTGCGGTTGCGGCCCGACCGGGCCCGGCAATCTGGAAAAGACCGGCAGCGGCACGCTGACCCTGTCGGGCCTCAACACCTATACCGGCACCACCGTTATCAATGGCGGCATCCTGCAAGTCGACGGCTCGATCGTATCGTCGAGCTCGGTGACGGTGAATTCGGGCGGCGCGCTTTCCGGTATCGGCACCGTCGGCAACACGACGATCGCAAGCGGTGGCATCCTGCTGCCCGGCAACGCGACCCCGGGCAGCTTCCTGAATGTGGCCGGCAATCTCGTGTTCCAGTCCGGAGCGCTCTATCTCGTCGGGCTCAATGCGAGCACCTCGACCTTTGCCAAGGTGGCTGGTGCCGCGACGCTCGCCGGTTCGGTCGGCGTCAGTGTCGCTGCCGGCAGCACGGTGATGAAGCAATACACCATCCTGTCAGCGGACGGCGGCCGCAACGGCGTGTTCGCCGGCGTCGATTCAACCGGGCTGCCGTCGGGGCTCGTCGCGACGCTCGGCTACGACGCCAGGAACACATACCTCAACTTCGCGCTCGACTATGCCGCGAAGTCGAAGCTCAATATCAACCAGGGCAATGTCGCCACCACGCTGCAGAACTTCTTCAATGCCAATGGCGGCATCAGCGCGGCGTTCGCGGGACTGTCGCCGAATGGCCTGACGCAGGCCTCGGGCGAGGGCGCGACCGGATCGCAGCAGACGACGTTCAACGCGATGAACCAGTTCCTTGGTCTGTTGACCGATCCGTTCGTCGCCGGACGCGATGGCGGTTTTGGTGGCGGCGTGGGCGCCACGCCGTTTACCGAGGAGAGCGCGTCGCTGGCCACTGCGGCGCGCAAGACCGAGCCGCGCGATGCGCTGGCGGCGATCTACACCAAGGCGCCGGCGCCGCCGCTCGACTTCGCGCAGCGCTGGAGCATCTGGGCGGCAGGTTACGGCGGCTCGCAGACCACCAACGGCAATGCGGTGCTGGGCTCGAACAACAGCAGCAGCAGTATCTATGGCACCGCGATCGGCGCCGACTACCGCTTCTCGCCGAACACCATTGCCGGCTTTGCGCTCTCCGGTGGCGCCACCAGCTTCAGCGTCAACGGTCTCGGCTGGGGCCGCTCGGACCTGTTCCAGGCCGGCGCGTTCGTCCGTCACACCGTCGGTGCGGCGTACCTGAGCGCAGCACTCGCCTATGGCTGGCAGGACATCACCACCGACCGGATCGTCACTGCTGCGGGCGTCGATCATCTGCGTGCAAACTTCAATGCCAATGCGTGGTCGGGTCGGCTCGAGGGTGGTTATCGCACTGCTACGCCGTGGATCGGGCTGACGCCTTACGCGGCGGCCCAGTTCACCAGCTTCGAGCTGCCGAACTATGCGGAGAGCGTCGTCTCCGGCGGCGGCGCCTTCGCGCTCAATTATGCCGCAAAGAGCGTCACCGACGTCAGGAGCGAGCTCGGCCTGCGCAGCGACAAGTCTTTTGCGGTCGACGGCGGCATCGTGACGCTGCGCGGCCGCGTCGCCTGGGCGCATGACTTCAACCCCGACCGCAGCGCCGCGGCCGTGTTCCAAACGCTCCCGGGCGCGGCCTTCGTGGTCAACGGTGCGGCGCAAGCCAGCGAGTCCGCGCTGACCACGGCCTCGGCGGAGATCAAGTGGCGCAACGGCTGGTCGGCGGCTGCGACCTTCGAGGGTGAATTCTCCAACGTCACCCAGTCCTACGCCGGCAAGGGCGTTATGCGCTATGCGTGGTGA
- a CDS encoding zinc-binding dehydrogenase: MRAAIFRNGEIVVDQMPEPKPGAGQVLVKSLACGICGSDLHARKHAHRMVELSKFLPGRTPMDLSRDVVFGHEFCCEILDYGPGTTRKLKPGTRVCSLPALLTPEGPKGIGYSNDYLGGYAEQMLLSEPLLLEVPNGLAAEHAALTEPLAVGVHAVAMADIRGGEVPLVIGCGPVGLAVIAALKIKGLGPIVAADYSPARRLLAEKMGADVVVDPAKTQPYASWAEHAQMTEAEKAARPPMQALLPPLKPALIFECVGVPGVLQQVFEGAPRSARVVVVGVCMETDKSEPMLGIIKELNVQYVLGYTPEEFAYSLRLIAEGQVDAASLVTGRVGIDGVAQAFADLANPEAHTKILVEPWR; this comes from the coding sequence ATGCGCGCAGCGATCTTCAGAAACGGCGAGATTGTCGTCGACCAGATGCCGGAACCGAAGCCGGGTGCCGGCCAGGTGCTGGTCAAATCGCTCGCCTGCGGCATCTGCGGTTCCGATCTGCACGCACGCAAGCATGCCCACCGGATGGTGGAGCTGAGCAAGTTCCTGCCCGGCCGCACGCCGATGGATTTGTCGCGCGACGTCGTGTTCGGCCACGAATTCTGCTGCGAGATCCTCGATTACGGCCCGGGCACCACGCGCAAGCTGAAGCCCGGCACGCGCGTCTGCTCGCTGCCGGCGCTGCTGACGCCGGAAGGCCCGAAGGGCATCGGCTATTCCAACGACTATCTCGGCGGCTATGCCGAGCAGATGCTGCTCAGCGAGCCGCTGCTGCTCGAAGTGCCGAACGGGCTCGCCGCCGAGCACGCCGCGCTCACCGAGCCGCTTGCGGTCGGCGTCCATGCGGTGGCGATGGCCGACATCAGGGGCGGCGAGGTGCCGCTGGTGATCGGTTGCGGACCGGTCGGCCTTGCGGTGATTGCGGCGCTGAAGATCAAGGGGCTCGGCCCGATCGTTGCCGCCGACTACTCGCCGGCGCGGCGGCTGCTCGCCGAGAAGATGGGCGCCGATGTCGTGGTCGATCCCGCCAAGACGCAGCCTTATGCGAGCTGGGCCGAGCACGCCCAGATGACCGAGGCAGAGAAGGCGGCGCGGCCGCCGATGCAAGCGCTGCTGCCGCCGCTGAAGCCCGCGCTGATCTTCGAATGCGTCGGCGTGCCCGGCGTGTTGCAGCAGGTGTTCGAGGGCGCCCCGCGCAGCGCCCGTGTCGTCGTGGTCGGGGTCTGCATGGAGACCGACAAGTCCGAGCCGATGCTCGGCATCATCAAGGAGCTCAACGTCCAGTACGTGCTCGGCTACACGCCGGAGGAGTTCGCCTATTCGCTGCGTCTGATCGCGGAAGGCCAGGTCGATGCCGCATCGCTGGTCACCGGCCGCGTCGGCATCGACGGCGTCGCGCAGGCCTTTGCCGATCTCGCCAATCCCGAGGCGCACACCAAGATCCTGGTCGAGCCGTGGCGTTGA
- a CDS encoding SDR family NAD(P)-dependent oxidoreductase, with protein MRVSIITGGGSGIGAAVARRLAGPDQGLMLHGQGAEASGLARLNSVAEECRSMGAKVAVSTGDLAVAGAGASLVAAARAAFGPIDSIVHAAGFADRRDFASLPRAALERAFAVMAAAFHEIAAAALADLARSAQGRVVAVSSFGPHRFVPGATYPGSAAAKAALEVLVKSLAIELAASGATSNAVMPGYTRKDPGLFGALDTATWERVAKANPMQRLAVPDEVAGVVAFLLSREAGHITGATLPVDGGLTLM; from the coding sequence ATGCGCGTTTCAATCATTACGGGAGGCGGCTCCGGCATCGGCGCCGCGGTTGCGCGCCGGCTGGCCGGCCCCGATCAGGGGCTGATGCTGCATGGCCAGGGCGCCGAGGCCAGCGGGCTCGCGCGGCTGAATTCGGTCGCAGAGGAGTGCCGCAGCATGGGCGCCAAGGTCGCGGTCTCTACCGGCGATCTCGCCGTGGCCGGCGCCGGCGCGTCGCTGGTCGCGGCTGCGCGCGCCGCATTCGGGCCGATCGACAGCATCGTGCACGCCGCGGGCTTTGCCGATCGCCGTGATTTCGCCAGCCTGCCGCGCGCGGCGCTGGAGCGCGCTTTTGCGGTGATGGCGGCGGCATTCCACGAGATCGCGGCGGCCGCGCTGGCCGACCTCGCGCGCAGCGCGCAGGGCCGCGTCGTCGCGGTCTCGAGTTTCGGGCCGCATCGTTTCGTGCCCGGCGCGACCTATCCGGGATCGGCTGCCGCCAAGGCCGCGCTCGAAGTGCTGGTGAAGTCGCTCGCAATCGAGCTCGCAGCGTCAGGTGCCACCTCAAATGCCGTGATGCCCGGCTACACGCGCAAGGATCCCGGCCTGTTCGGCGCGCTGGACACCGCGACCTGGGAGCGGGTGGCGAAAGCCAATCCGATGCAGCGGCTGGCCGTGCCCGACGAGGTCGCCGGCGTCGTCGCGTTCCTGCTGTCGCGGGAAGCGGGCCACATCACCGGCGCCACGCTGCCGGTCGATGGGGGCCTGACCTTGATGTGA
- a CDS encoding NAD(P)/FAD-dependent oxidoreductase — MSEDASAQQADVVVLGAGMVGVSAGLAARQRGLSVVVVDRREPGSETSYGNAGIISSGSILPLNTPQLLKNLPKYLTNTHPALRWNLPWAVANAGWVIRFLAAATPSQTRPRAAALHGLVGTSLALHRDWIVQAGAGHRIRETGWLKAWRGDGLATAKAEQAALAEFGIKSEVLDRQAISALEPNIVPAYSTGLLHTQTASVDSPGAVVKAYAQMLAASGGTVRQSEIRRIEQQDGGWRVQLADGEIAARHVVVALGPWSAELLRPLGYRVPLAFERGYHQHFVPNPARKLLRPIHDAEGAFLMTPMEQGVRVTSGVELTARDAPSNYAQLEAVVPMARSVVEFGEAVGERWRGARPTLPDSLPMIGPAPRHRGLWLAFGNQHIGFTTGPGTGAAVAAMIAGAAPPFEVKAFSPGRYIA; from the coding sequence ATGAGCGAGGACGCGTCCGCACAGCAGGCTGACGTCGTCGTGCTCGGCGCCGGCATGGTCGGCGTCTCGGCCGGCCTTGCCGCACGGCAGCGCGGTCTCTCCGTCGTCGTCGTCGACCGCCGCGAGCCGGGCAGCGAGACCTCCTACGGCAATGCCGGCATCATCTCGTCCGGCTCGATCCTGCCGCTCAACACGCCACAGCTTTTGAAGAACCTGCCGAAATATCTCACCAACACGCATCCGGCGCTGCGCTGGAATCTTCCGTGGGCGGTCGCCAACGCCGGCTGGGTGATCCGCTTCCTCGCCGCCGCGACACCGTCGCAGACCAGGCCGCGCGCCGCCGCGCTGCACGGCCTGGTCGGGACGTCGCTGGCGCTGCATCGCGACTGGATCGTGCAGGCGGGCGCCGGCCATCGCATCAGAGAAACCGGCTGGCTCAAGGCCTGGCGCGGCGACGGGCTCGCGACCGCCAAGGCCGAGCAGGCAGCGCTCGCCGAATTCGGCATCAAAAGCGAGGTGCTCGACCGCCAGGCGATCTCCGCGCTCGAGCCGAACATCGTCCCTGCCTATAGCACGGGCCTGCTGCACACCCAGACGGCATCGGTCGATTCACCCGGCGCGGTGGTCAAGGCCTATGCGCAGATGCTCGCCGCCAGCGGCGGTACGGTGCGGCAATCCGAGATCCGGCGGATCGAGCAACAAGACGGCGGCTGGCGCGTGCAGCTTGCCGACGGCGAGATCGCCGCGCGCCACGTCGTGGTCGCGCTCGGCCCGTGGTCGGCCGAACTGCTGCGGCCGCTCGGCTATCGCGTGCCGCTGGCGTTCGAGCGCGGCTATCACCAGCATTTCGTGCCGAACCCGGCACGCAAATTGCTGCGGCCGATCCATGATGCGGAGGGGGCATTTCTGATGACGCCGATGGAGCAGGGCGTTCGCGTCACCAGCGGCGTCGAGCTGACCGCGCGCGACGCGCCGTCGAACTATGCGCAGCTCGAGGCAGTGGTGCCGATGGCGCGCAGCGTGGTCGAATTCGGCGAAGCGGTCGGCGAGCGCTGGCGCGGCGCGCGGCCGACGTTGCCCGACAGCCTGCCGATGATCGGGCCAGCGCCGCGGCATCGCGGTCTCTGGCTCGCCTTCGGCAACCAGCATATCGGCTTCACCACCGGTCCCGGAACGGGCGCCGCGGTCGCGGCAATGATCGCGGGTGCCGCGCCGCCGTTCGAGGTGAAGGCATTTTCGCCGGGCCGGTATATCGCGTGA
- a CDS encoding amino acid ABC transporter permease: MNYVWDFGILAKYSHLFWLGLGWTMAYTIGTIILGTLIGLIVGMLRLRRIPVIDWLLIAYIEAFRCTPLLVQIIWFYYAFPVVIGVNIPAHVAAVSVLSLYGGAFYAEIVRGSIESVPVGQWDAAKALGFRGWRLMRLVILPQALKPMMAPYVNQSVTQLKNTSLVSIIAVPDLVYNATLINADTYRPLEVYTIVALIYFAILFPSTLVARRLERGLTYDKV, encoded by the coding sequence ATGAACTACGTCTGGGATTTCGGGATCCTCGCCAAGTACAGCCATCTGTTCTGGCTCGGGCTCGGCTGGACCATGGCCTACACGATCGGCACCATCATCCTGGGCACCTTGATCGGCCTGATCGTCGGCATGCTGCGGCTGCGGCGGATTCCGGTGATCGACTGGCTCCTGATCGCCTATATCGAAGCCTTCCGCTGCACGCCGCTGCTGGTGCAGATCATCTGGTTCTACTACGCGTTTCCGGTCGTGATCGGCGTCAACATCCCGGCGCATGTCGCAGCCGTCAGCGTGCTGTCGCTCTATGGCGGCGCGTTCTATGCCGAGATCGTGCGCGGCTCGATCGAGAGCGTGCCGGTCGGGCAGTGGGACGCCGCGAAGGCGCTCGGTTTCCGCGGCTGGCGCCTGATGCGGCTCGTAATCCTGCCGCAGGCGCTGAAGCCGATGATGGCGCCCTATGTCAACCAGTCGGTGACGCAGCTGAAGAACACCTCGCTGGTCTCGATCATCGCGGTGCCCGATCTCGTCTACAACGCCACGCTGATCAACGCCGACACCTACCGGCCGCTCGAGGTCTACACCATCGTGGCGCTGATCTATTTTGCGATCCTGTTTCCCTCGACACTGGTCGCGCGCCGGCTGGAGCGCGGGCTGACCTACGACAAGGTGTGA
- a CDS encoding transporter substrate-binding domain-containing protein, giving the protein MTQSDDIAISEDRRDALRYALGIGSGAALAAVMATPAAAQTQADNTLDRIRANKTLRIAVLPGELPYFNKDLATGTWSGFSIEMANDLAKLLDVKLEYVESTYGNSILDLQANKIDLGFALNPTPQRALVVDFTNLVFPHPFGAMLKKGLEAKTWADINKPEVKIAVDVGSANEAVARRFAPNATIKSLKSRDEVMLEMSSGRVDCVVNALVLGLTAIAKNPNLGTYKILASPSVTIASGTAVRREQDKRWRDFLSVWIDYNRGIGQMREWFVKGLGLAGVKPEDVPVELSI; this is encoded by the coding sequence TTGACTCAATCCGACGACATCGCAATTTCCGAAGATCGCCGCGACGCGCTGCGCTATGCGCTCGGGATCGGCAGCGGCGCGGCGCTCGCGGCCGTCATGGCAACCCCGGCCGCAGCGCAGACCCAGGCCGACAACACGCTCGACCGGATCAGGGCCAACAAGACGCTGCGGATCGCGGTGCTGCCGGGCGAGCTGCCCTATTTCAACAAGGACCTCGCCACCGGCACCTGGTCCGGCTTCTCGATCGAGATGGCGAACGACCTTGCCAAGCTGCTCGACGTCAAGCTGGAATATGTCGAGTCGACGTATGGCAATTCAATCCTCGATCTGCAGGCCAACAAGATCGACCTCGGCTTTGCGCTCAACCCGACCCCGCAGCGGGCGCTGGTGGTGGATTTCACCAACCTGGTGTTCCCACATCCGTTCGGCGCGATGCTGAAGAAGGGCCTCGAAGCCAAGACCTGGGCCGACATCAACAAGCCCGAGGTCAAGATCGCGGTCGACGTCGGCTCGGCCAACGAGGCGGTGGCCCGGCGCTTTGCGCCGAACGCCACCATCAAGTCGCTGAAGTCGCGCGACGAGGTGATGCTGGAAATGTCGTCGGGCCGCGTCGATTGCGTGGTCAACGCGCTGGTGCTCGGGCTGACCGCGATCGCCAAGAACCCGAACCTCGGCACCTACAAGATCCTGGCCTCGCCCTCGGTGACGATTGCCAGCGGCACGGCGGTGCGACGCGAACAGGACAAGCGCTGGCGCGATTTCCTGTCAGTGTGGATCGACTACAACCGCGGCATCGGCCAGATGCGCGAATGGTTCGTCAAGGGCCTCGGCCTCGCCGGCGTCAAGCCGGAGGACGTGCCGGTGGAGCTGAGTATCTGA
- the ppk2 gene encoding polyphosphate kinase 2 yields the protein MTASDLTDEAARDEALRARIHQEMADSLDEELELELDDVRLDEFEHDGAAGNPSIDRKLYFRELLRLQGELVKLQDWVQHEKQKVVVLFEGRDSAGKGGVIKRITQRLNPRICRVAALPAPNERERTQWYFQRYVSHLPAGGEIVLFDRSWYNRAGVEKVMGFCNDEQYEEFFRSVPEFELMLIRSGIILLKYWFSITDEEQAFRFSMRIHDPLKQWKLSPIDVEARTRWELYTKAKETMLERTHLQDSPWWIVDAVDKKRARLNCISHLLTQIPYQQVTHQPVVLPPRVRNPDYHRGPIPPEMYVPGTY from the coding sequence ATGACCGCCTCCGACCTCACCGACGAAGCCGCCCGCGACGAAGCCTTGCGCGCCCGCATCCACCAGGAGATGGCCGACAGCCTCGACGAGGAACTCGAGCTCGAGCTCGACGACGTGAGGCTCGACGAGTTCGAGCACGACGGGGCCGCCGGAAACCCGTCGATCGATCGCAAGCTCTACTTCCGCGAATTGCTGCGGCTGCAGGGCGAGCTGGTCAAGCTGCAGGACTGGGTGCAGCACGAGAAGCAGAAGGTCGTCGTGCTGTTCGAGGGCCGCGATTCCGCCGGCAAGGGCGGCGTCATCAAGCGCATCACGCAGCGGCTCAACCCGCGCATCTGCCGCGTCGCGGCGCTGCCGGCGCCGAACGAGCGCGAACGCACGCAATGGTACTTCCAGCGCTACGTCTCGCATCTGCCGGCCGGCGGCGAGATCGTGCTGTTCGACCGCAGCTGGTACAACCGCGCCGGCGTCGAGAAGGTGATGGGGTTCTGCAACGACGAGCAGTATGAGGAGTTCTTCAGGTCGGTGCCGGAATTCGAGCTCATGCTGATCCGCTCCGGCATCATCCTGCTGAAATACTGGTTCTCGATCACCGACGAGGAACAGGCGTTCCGCTTCTCGATGCGGATCCACGATCCGCTGAAGCAGTGGAAGCTGAGCCCGATTGATGTCGAGGCGCGGACCCGCTGGGAGCTCTACACCAAGGCCAAGGAGACCATGCTGGAGCGCACGCACCTGCAGGACTCGCCGTGGTGGATCGTCGATGCCGTCGACAAGAAGCGTGCCCGGCTGAACTGCATCTCGCATCTGTTGACCCAGATCCCCTATCAGCAGGTCACGCACCAACCGGTGGTGCTGCCGCCGCGGGTCCGCAACCCCGACTATCACCGCGGCCCGATCCCGCCGGAGATGTACGTGCCGGGAACGTATTGA
- a CDS encoding fumarylacetoacetate hydrolase family protein, which translates to MISLTPKDVLPEDGTAGTLVGRVWLPQAGGPAVVAVRGDGVFDVTARFPTVSALCEEADPAAALRATHGERIGDFEAILANTPPDGRDATRPHLLAPVDLQVLKAAGVTFAISMLERVIEERARGNPSSAEAIRKEVVRLVGDDLSKLKPGSEPAMRLKQVLIDQNAWSQYLEVGIGPDAEVFTKAPTLSSVGTGMDAGLHPKSTWNNPEPEVVLVVSGAGKIVGAALGNDVNLRDFEGRSALLLSKAKDNNASCAIGPLLRLFDGTFSLDDVRRMDVGLTVKGADGFVLEGHSSISKISRDPTDLVAQTIGPVHQYPDGFALFLGTMFAPVKDRDAKGEGFTHKRDDIVTIEAPQLGKLVNRMRGSDECEPWTFGVGALMKNLAQRKVL; encoded by the coding sequence ATGATTTCGCTCACGCCAAAAGACGTCCTGCCCGAGGACGGCACCGCCGGTACGCTGGTCGGACGGGTCTGGCTGCCGCAGGCGGGCGGACCCGCCGTGGTCGCGGTGCGGGGCGACGGCGTGTTCGACGTCACCGCGCGCTTCCCCACCGTGAGCGCGCTGTGCGAGGAAGCCGATCCTGCGGCCGCGTTGCGTGCCACGCATGGCGAGCGGATCGGCGATTTCGAGGCGATCCTCGCCAACACGCCGCCCGATGGCCGCGACGCGACAAGACCGCATCTGCTCGCGCCGGTCGACCTGCAGGTGCTGAAGGCCGCCGGCGTTACCTTCGCGATCTCGATGCTGGAGCGCGTGATCGAGGAGCGGGCACGCGGCAACCCGTCGTCGGCGGAGGCAATCCGCAAGGAGGTGGTGCGGCTGGTCGGCGACGACCTCTCCAAGCTGAAGCCGGGCTCCGAGCCGGCGATGCGGTTGAAGCAGGTGCTGATCGACCAGAATGCCTGGAGCCAGTATCTGGAGGTCGGCATCGGCCCCGACGCCGAAGTGTTCACCAAGGCGCCGACGCTGTCCTCGGTCGGCACGGGCATGGATGCCGGCCTGCATCCGAAATCCACCTGGAACAATCCCGAGCCGGAGGTCGTGCTTGTCGTCTCCGGCGCCGGCAAGATCGTCGGCGCAGCGCTCGGCAACGACGTCAACCTGCGCGATTTTGAGGGCCGCTCGGCGCTCTTGCTGTCGAAGGCCAAGGATAACAACGCCTCCTGCGCGATCGGCCCGCTGCTGCGGCTGTTCGACGGGACCTTCTCGCTCGACGACGTCAGGAGGATGGATGTCGGCCTCACCGTGAAGGGCGCGGACGGCTTCGTGCTCGAGGGCCATTCCTCGATCTCCAAGATCAGCCGCGACCCGACCGATCTGGTCGCCCAGACCATCGGGCCTGTGCATCAATATCCCGACGGCTTTGCGCTGTTCCTCGGCACGATGTTCGCGCCGGTCAAGGACCGCGACGCCAAGGGTGAGGGTTTTACCCACAAGCGCGACGACATCGTCACCATCGAAGCACCCCAGCTCGGCAAGCTCGTCAACCGCATGCGGGGCAGCGATGAATGCGAGCCCTGGACATTCGGCGTTGGCGCGCTGATGAAGAACCTCGCACAGCGCAAGGTGCTGTGA